TCCTTTTGTATGGTGATCATTTGGTTGGGCCAGATAGTTTGTGATTTGAAGCCGTGTCAGTCTTCACCGTGCGATATGGGGACCTCTGTTGGGGACTATATAGATGCTCTTTATTTAGGCAGGGAATGTAATTCGGGTAAAAGTTTTCCACAATGTGCATTCACACGCTcagctaaaataataataattatgtatcaCATTCTCCCAAAACAACCAGCTGTTATAGTTtcactataaataaatgtgaaccaTACATGGCTGTAGAAAGAAAACGGTAGCATATAATAGTGTATGataactttttattattatgcatgataataagATAGCAcgctacttttattttgaggttGTCACATGCCACTTCCGCTTCCGGTCTGTCCGCCaacaaaaaacgaaaaaaggaaTTTGCAAAAAACTAATTTGGGCCGTTatttggttttggttttctcCGTTTTTTGATGCTGAGaggaaaatcagtttttccGTATTTGGTTcaatacaaaaaaggaaaagggggcGCTGTTTCCGTATTTTCGtattttggttttgtcagaAATACGGATTATACTTTAGTACCCTGACCATAGTAAATAAGATACATATGGTTTTATTTacgtcattatacttttcagCTTCCTGTATTCACTATCGGTTGGTTTTGCCATTTAATTACAAATCCACGGTTTAAAGCCCGAAGCAAACGTGCCATCGGTATTCTTGAAATCCGCTAGCGCACGTCATTAGCGTACTCCCATTACGCTTTCGCTGTTCATGGACGCGCCATGGGACGCGCCAAGCAAGTCGAGAACGCGGACGGCTCGTTCACATAGCCGagaggcattatgggagtaacactactgcgcaTGCTCTATGGGCCACTCAACCCAGAAATAAACCCGAAAGTCAAACGTTTTTTTGGCATATGCGCTGGATGAGCAACTCCACAGGAATAAACGGAGCCAAAGGGGCGGTGCtttatccagttcttataatacatccatgagtTAGATCTACTTGTTATCTTtattgcataaaaaaaaacggTTTTACTTGCATTCATTCGTCGTGCCTTCATGATGTTCCGGTGACATGCTCGGGCCGGAGTAAAACACGCGACTGTTGAGACTATAGTTCCGCAACATTGGTTCCGCCAGTGCAACgtaaaataaatagacaaattAGATATAACATAAAAAGTGATATAACTACattgaaaatatttgaataGGAGACAACTTCATTGTTTTCTTGGTTTTCCATGTCATGCGACCGATGGAATGCTGATTTGTTTAGGTGTTTGCTCATGTGTTTTcttgctatacaaataaattggTATCACATAACATTGTCtggtgatgattttttttttttcattttagaacacagagcattttggcacaaaaaaacattttcaccaaatatataaacacacctgagaaaaaagtgctcaaaatgtttaaaattgtattgaatttgtgaaatttggaaatacgtcacagttcaaagttcacttgactcgtttttatgaacaaaacaaaagaacaaacttaaattttgtgacttctgctcaattattgctactttatatcactagtAAAAATGCGattttaaatgaatcataacttcgactcaacaacacataagatgaaaaaacatttttttaaagcctgaatgtgacctataaaccaCACATCCCTAGGATGTCCATACAAGGAAGGTAATATTATTGTAATACTGTTATATTTACTACATAGTTTCCGCCTTAATATGGAAATAAAAAGTTAATATTACAGTATTATCAGTGTAATACCTTTACAGGAAAATCACATTATCAAAAATGACTGTTAAGTTGAAATGCATCCACCTTTATGTCTTTAACACATTTTCCAAACTAATAATTGGTTATTACTATAAAAATGAGATAGAATTACCATAATATTATCTCCTATTACCATACCATTACtatattgttactgtactgtaaaataaaatgtcatcatcTCATCTGACATGCAAAAGTCCTCCTTATTTTATGTAGAATTTGTCCTGGTGACGCCAGCGTTTGTTTGAGTgggaattaaatgaaaaaacacaaagaaagaaacacaacaacacctGCACAGCAAAAGATTAAAACTCACCATTTTATTATGATAATGTTATTTGATATGTCAAATTACAAGTGTATGATGTAACATAAAAACAGTTACAAACATATGTATgcatatttacattatatatttatgAAAAGTAATGAGCTACATCTGTATGAAGAAAATACAACTATGACATGTTATTGGGACTATAAATTTTACATCATATACTTGGTATTCTCGAACCAGAGGAAATACCTAGACGTGTAGAAACCAAGAGAACCAGAACGAGAGATGTTAAATAGTAAGATGGAAACTAGGATGGACGTGAGGCACTTTTTTGAGGTTGTCAGGATGTGAAAGCTGATGGCactaagggggggggggatgcacGGGAAAGAAATATGCAcaaagagagtgaaaaaaaaaaggaaaaagaaagaaaacaggcaGTGTTTACAGAATAGTTAAGAGTAGTACCATTTATACTGCAAGtttcaaaacacaaatgttttccaCTATTTAGAACTAATCACATAAATGTTACACCAAGCACTGTAAGATGAAAAAAAGCGTACATAGAGTATCATCAGTGCACCAAAGCATCAGAGAATTGAAACATAACCACTCGACTGCTGTGTAAAGGaacctttttaaaacaatacactgaagagaaacagatttatatagctttttttttcttcttttttttttgttttgttttttttaaatctacacGATGTCAAGAATGTACACTTGTATGCATTCCCAAAGATATGCACAATTTCCAAGACTGAAAGAGGATAAAAGACTAGCAGCAAAGTGGTTAAAACTGAAGTCTTATATAATGCAggtcaaaaaaatatatatattaaagcgGACAGACACATGTTGCATATATAATACAGTACATGACTGTGCTGGTTAATGCAGAATGAGAAAGTGTTATTTCAGCATTCTCTACACTTTGTATAAATGCACATCCTACATTTTGCGTCTCAGCCAGCAAGTTTTAATTAGGTTCATCAAACCTTGGTTCAGCTTGCAAATAATGCAGGGAAATCCAATTTTCAATGGGAGAATATGGCGACCAACCAAACCTTTGGTTACACACCAaccccacatgcacacacacacacacacacacacacagtacaaacaCACTCGCGCGCACACTCGTGGACACACAAGAACACGTATATAGTCACACTCGTGCATTGAACACGACGGAAATTTGCCGCCAACGGTGACGCGGCGCCGTCTAGACGTCGGGACACCAGCGAGCGCGGTCTTGGACGTCTGGACGCCGCCGCGCGTCGTTAAGAGATTTAGGGTTAACAGTCATTCATAGCTGATTTTTCTCTGTCAACACAATAAAATTAGTGATTGTATCTAGCAGCTTTATATGTACGtttgtaaatatacatatatatatttatatatatcaaACTTTTGAAACAAGTGGACTGACACAACCGTACCGTGTTAGCACTATCCTTCCGTCTACCGTACAAAACTAGAGAGAAACTCTATTAGAAGCTCAATAGTCATTTCCATCGCGACCGCCCTCTACTTTTCAATGTGAAATAATACTAAAAGGTGACCTATGTACATAGCGCTGTCAATTGAAGCTACAGTATATGCTGACAGCGGCGATAAATATAGTTCTATCTTtaaaatttccaaaaaaaacaaaacaaaaacaaaaaaggaaaagctgGGATTATTATCAGTACTTAAATATAGTGTTAAGTATTTACAGGTGTTTGGAGTTTGGTACCAGGAGTCGTTCGTCTACCTCTACAGCGTTAAagtgtcctgtcctgtcctgtcacTGACTCAGCCTGCAGAGAGGTCAATGTGTTTCCCACATTAGAAAGTTTGCATAGAAAGTAAAGGGAGCGTTGGTCAGGGTggaattaagaaaataaaggtCTCTCCTGCCACAAtagattcttctttttcttttcttttttcctaaCAAGGAGGAATGGGAGGTGAGAAGAGATGCATATCAGTTAGCAACAGTGCGGGGGATGTTGTGCCACATCTGCTGTTCAGTAGCGAGGCGTGTCACTGTTGGCACTCAGTCTGAAACGTGCTAATGCTCCGCTGTGTGGAATTTAGTTCGTTATTGCAGCCAGATATTGGACTGAACTGTTACTtctggggggtgggggaggggaaATCTGTAAACTAAGTTCAGAGAAGCCTGGTAAACAATCATTATGTACTACATGATTTTGGTTTGAAGCCTATCTGACACCAAAGGAGCAGAATGTGGCTCGTTTCTCGTCTTTCCTTGAGGttatgtttgaaaataaatgccgACGTCATAGCTTAGCTTCATATTAAGACAGGAAACAGCCCGCCTGACTATCTTCAGAGCCGACGAAAGACACCTCCACCTCCGAAGCTCAATAATTAATATGCTATCATCGCGTTTTGTTTACGTAGGACACGTGTCAAAGCCACACGCTGCAGTTTAACGGAGTACAGTGTTACGAGTTAAAGACGTAGAGGGCAAGTGAATTTCCCAAAATGACTAGTAATTCCTTTGATCACTGTGGAGCCATTAGACAAAGACACCAGGACTTTATATGGGGGGGGCGGGGCGTGACGCTGGTCAGTACTTTTAAGAGCCAAAGCCTCGATCGCACAAACAGTGGTGACGTTGTTACGCGACATCAGATCACCAGAGCATATGAAGAcctacacgcacgcacacacacgcaccgtcacacacagtatacatacACAACgtgatgttttttgtgtttttttttcatttacacatATGGTTAAGATACAGAGTATTCCTTAAACCACACATCCATCTATTCACCCGGGGCCCGTTAAGTGACGACACGGGGGAGAGAGCGGACTGACGTACAATACTACATGTACACTACGTAAAAAGAAAACGCTTAAGAGAATCACTATTCATGGGGACAAACGTGGAAATTTGAAGAGGGTGCTGCAACCAAAGCTTGGAGAGCAGTGCTTTTGAGGAGATGCCAAATTGGATGTTATAGATTTATACACAGACTTATTCCTTTAATTAAAAGAACAGCCTAATTTAAGTGCCTCGTCATTTAACCAAGGAGCACCATAACCCCCTGTACTCACCAAAACAAAACTTGCTGGTTGAGCAACATTTCAGCCTttgtttcaaaaaaataataattataaaatgagcaggaaaaaaaaaaaaaaaatgtggaaacaaaacaacaatttcacTACAATAGTAAATAAATGGACTAAAAGCAAGATTTTACTGGAGTGAATGAAATTGTCCATTGTAATTTGAATGGTTCAAGATGATCTAatattgttttgggttttttttcttgtggaaACAAATATTTCGGGGAACTAAGCATGGTAAAGTCTTTACCATTCTCCGTTGTAATGGTGGAATCGACCCCTTCATTTTGGAATGCAATCAGATGTTTGAAATCACCTCTGGAAGGCAAGGTAACCGTCGTAACACCTTGTTATGAATGTCAAAAGCTGTGCCAGCTGAACGTCTAGAAAcaagcttatttttttttacaacatgtcatggaaaagaaaacaaggaaatcatATTTGCCATACATCCACCACAGCAGCATCCCTCTAATGTTAAAATTACACTAAATATGGTGGCTAaagtacccccccccccaccccctcccaaCAAATTGAGAGGGTAActttgagggggaaaaatacCATTTCTGTTGCACTTTTCTCCATCTAGTAATTATACTGTCAGAAAATGCTTAAGCTGTGAAGGAAAGGCCACTGTTACCCAACTGCAAATTCACACAAAAAGCAAGAACGTATCCCTTTTAGCATACTCAAACAGCAAGTATTTTTGTGAATGCAgaatagcttttgttttctttttcttttcttttttttgtcaatatgtTGCTGCTCTCTGTACAAAAGACGTTTTTCCTTCATAAAGTTACACTTTACTTGAAGTAGAGTTCTGACGTTTGTGGCCTGGCTCTGtcaatgaatgtgtgtatgtgtacaggTGTGTTAAGTAACATCTCCAAGTCTATTAGTCTTGACGATTCCCCCCGTCTCCTCAGGTGAAGCTCCTGAACGTAGCTTGATGCTCAGAGCCCCCCCACAAAGCATATGGTTTGTCCTCCACTGCTGCTTGTCGTacgacaaacacaaactgaaatcTCCAAAAGCCCTCAGAGCTGGGGATCAACAACACATCACCCCGTCTGAGAGGGGAATGAAAAAAGGATGTCGGCTTTTTTAATTTTCCGCTTTTATCCACTTCCTGTGTTAGCTATAGCTTTGAGGGTGTCCCAGAGCCTGGTGACGGGTCACCCCGCGGCTTTGTGCTTGCCCCCGCAGCAGCGGCAGGCCTCGCCACAATGGTGGCAGGCGCGCAGGGGCAGGTAGCAGCACATGCAGGGCGCGATGAAGGAGAGCGCCACCAGGGCCAGCCAGCGTAGACAGAACTGCTCGTCAGACGTGTCACATGAGCAAGGGTCTGAAAAGTCGCCCTCGGAGTCAGACATGCAGTGGTACAGCATGCTCTCTGCGCACAGCATGCAGCTGACTTTGTAGATGCACTGCTTGATTGGGTCGGGGGCGTCCTGGCACTGCCCCCGCCAGTTGTCTTCGTGGTTGAACATCTCCCGACAGTAAATGCAGCGCGAGCGCTCGCCGTCCTCTCGCCGCCGCCGCCCCTTCTTGGACTTGAGCAGGGGCGAGGGCTGAGTCTTGATGGCTGTGTCCTTGCCCAAACCCAGCCCCATACCTGTTCCTATTCCCATACCGTGGCCAGAGTGGGAGTCCCCACCGGGGCCGTCCGGGAAGAGGTACTCGCACTTCTTACTGTCCAGTTTGTGGAAGGTGGTGGGGAAGTCCAGGTCCTCGCGGTCCGCCTCCTGTTTCCACATGACAGGATGGCGGTAGTCCTCATAGCCGCGGATGAGCACGTCCTTGCGAGGGTTGATGCGAACGATCTCCTCTTCGTCCATGTGAAAGCTGACATGACGGGTTGACTTAAAGGAGACCTTCAAAAGAAGAGAAATCAATCAGCTGGATA
This genomic interval from Solea solea chromosome 18, fSolSol10.1, whole genome shotgun sequence contains the following:
- the spred1 gene encoding sprouty-related, EVH1 domain-containing protein 1, yielding MSEDSTNPNNDDNYARVRAVVMTRDDSSGGWLPLGGGGLSCVTVYKVSRAEDSNSTHSGGSGGSNNNLSPCSPSPSPSPTTVEFHIKGERLKDKLVVLECVLQKGIVYNKVNPIFHHWRINDKKFGLTFQSPADARAFDRGIRRAIEDINQGCRPFGEGDTPEDGLPVCDEPPSICTPMKEPFSPLNNVVSTEPFRGCYVRAQPFDEFPSSNRRYLPPQVSFKSTRHVSFHMDEEEIVRINPRKDVLIRGYEDYRHPVMWKQEADREDLDFPTTFHKLDSKKCEYLFPDGPGGDSHSGHGMGIGTGMGLGLGKDTAIKTQPSPLLKSKKGRRRREDGERSRCIYCREMFNHEDNWRGQCQDAPDPIKQCIYKVSCMLCAESMLYHCMSDSEGDFSDPCSCDTSDEQFCLRWLALVALSFIAPCMCCYLPLRACHHCGEACRCCGGKHKAAG